The following are encoded together in the Neomonachus schauinslandi chromosome X, ASM220157v2, whole genome shotgun sequence genome:
- the P2RY10 gene encoding putative P2Y purinoceptor 10 isoform X2 — translation MVSNGTSNAETDCNATDVTFQNSLYAATYILIFIPGLLANSAALWVLCRFISKKNKAIIFMINLSVADLAHVLSLPLRIYYYISHHWPFQKALCLLCFYLKYLNMYASIYFLTCISLQRCYFLLKPFRARNWKRRYDVGISAAIWIIVGTACLPFPFLRSTYLANNTESCFADLGYKKMNAVALVGMITVAELAGFVVPVVIIAWCTWKTTISLRQPPMAFQGISERQKALRMVFMCAAVFFICFTPYHINFIFYTMVKETIISSCPIVQSTLYFHPFCLCLASLCCLLDPILYYFMASEFRDQLSRHGSSVTRSRLMSRESGSSMIS, via the coding sequence ATGGTTAGCAATGGTACCAGCAATGCTGAGACTGACTGCAATGCTACTGATGTGACATTTCAGAACTCCCTCTATGCAGCCACCTACATCCTCATATTCATCCCTGGTCTTCTGGCCAACAGTGCAGCCTTGTGGGTTCTGTGCCGCTTtatcagcaagaaaaataaagccatcatTTTCATGATCAACCTCTCTGTGGCTGACCTTGCTCACGTGCTATCATTACCCCTCCGGATTTACTATTACATCAGCCACCACTGGCCCTTCCAGAAGGCCCTTTGCCTGCTGTGCTTCTACCTGAAGTATCTCAACATGTATGCCAGCATTTATTTCCTGACATGCATCAGCCTTCAGAGATGTTACTTTCTCCTCAAGCCCTTTAGGGCCAGAAACTGGAAGCGTAGGTATGATGTGGGCATCAGTGCTGCCATCTGGATCATCGTGGGAACTGCCTGCTTGCCATTTCCCTTTCTGAGAAGCACCTACTTAGCCAACAACACTGAGTCCTGTTTTGCTGATCTTGGTTATAAGAAAATGAATGCAGTGGCTTTGGTTGGAATGATTACAGTTGCTGAGCTGGCAGGATTTGTGGTCCCAGTAGTAATCATCGCATGGTGTACTTGGAAAACTACTATATCCTTGAGACAGCCACCAATGGCTTTCCAAGGAATCAGTGAGCGGCAGAAAGCACTGCGGATGGTTTTTATGTGCGCTGCAGTCTTTTTCATCTGCTTCACTCCTTATcatatcaactttattttttacactATGGTGAAGGAAACCATCATTAGTAGTTGTCCCATTGTCCAAAGCACACTGTATTTCCACCCTTTTTGTCTATGCCTTGCAAGTCTCTGCTGTCTTTTGGATCCAATTCTCTATTATTTCATGGCCTCAGAGTTTCGTGACCAACTATCTCGCCATGGAAGCTCTGTGACCCGTTCCCGCCTTATGAGCAGGGAGAGTGGTTCATCAATGattagctaa